The nucleotide sequence ACGGCAAAGAAAAGAGAGGGTTTTCCCAAATACCAAAAAAAGTCAAAGAAGGTCATGTTTAAATGGCTTCCTAAAAGAATTGAGGTAGTGTCTCCTACCAAGGTTGCTGCTCCTTGAAGGTTTGCCGAAATCGAAATAGCAATTATGGGTTTTACAGGCGACATGTTGAGCTTTTTCGATAATACAACAGCAATGGGTGCCAGCATTAAGACTGTGGCAACATTATCCATAAAGGCTGAAATAAAACCCGCAAAGAGGGATAGACATACTATAATCCATTTTACATCGGGTACATTGTTTATAATCTTATCTGCAATGCGTTGCGGCATTTTAGATTCGGTAAAGAGGGCAACCAAACCCATTGTTCCTGCAATCATTAAAATAACATTCCAGTCAATGGCAAAAAAAACTTCATTATAGGGAAGTATCCCTAAAAGTATGAAGATTAGGGCCGATGAACAGGCAACTATGGGCCTGTGGTTTGTAAGGGTAATCATCAAAACATAGGTTAATCCGAATAAGACGGCCGCTAAAATGAGAGGATCTGTAACCATGGTAATCTCCTAAAGGGTAAATTTTTACACTAAATGAGAAAATTTGTCAACATAGGGATTTAACTTAAGACTATTTAACTTAAGACAATGCCGCTTTATTGACAATACTTAAACATTTTAGTAAAATAATGAAAATTTATTTTAAATCAAGGAGGAATTGAATCATGAGAAGCTATATCAGGTTAAATTCAATTATTGATATAGGGGTATAAATTATTATTTAAGGATAATTTACTTATGTTAAAAAGATTAAAAATATTGTTAAAAAAAGAACTATATGAATTTAGGTTTAATTATAAGGCTTGGTTTCTTGGTTTTTTGTCTGTTTTAGCCGTTTATGTTCCCACAAGTTGGAAAAAAGAAGCTCCTGTTTTTTTGCTTTTCCTTTGGCTTTTAATTTCGGTCGGGCAATATGTTTATGAGTCATATTATACCGAAACAAATTGCGGCGCTTGGATATTTATACATAATATGAAATTTAGTTTTTTTGAACTGTTTTTTGTGAAATTTTTGTGCTCACTTATGATTGTTACAGTAATTATGATTATTGATATACCCAATTTGATTGGTAAGATTTGGATAAGTGATTTTTTTGTTATTTTTCTTTTAACTATTATAGAAATTGAAATTACTCAACTGAGTGTAATGTTTTCAAAAGGATCGGAAGATACATCATCGACAATTGCTACTATTTTAAGTGTAGTGCTGCTTTTTGCCGCATTTTCCATTCAAAGTGCATTCTTACGTATATCCTTACTTGTATTATTGGCTTTTTTATTTGGGTATTTATGTAATGCAGTTTCAAAAACAATCAAATATCGAAGTCAATTGTAAGGCAGAATAAACTTTAGGAGTATAATATGAAGTATGATATAACATTTGGATATAAAAAGAATAATTTAATCTTTGATAACTTTCATTTGGAAATTCCCGATGATAAGATAACTATTTTATGCGGACATAACGGTGCAGGAAAGACAACTCTTCTTAAAATTATTGCAGGAATTTTACCTAGTAATATAAATAATGCAGAAGGTTGGTTTGTTCCTTTAAATGGGGGCTTAATAAGGCACTTTTCGCTTGAAGACCATATTAAAATACTGGGGAAAAATACCTCTCTTTTATATGATGAAGCTTTTGAAATCTTTTCTGCTCAATCTTTTAGTAAAAAAAGAATTTCAAAATTATCGGCAGGACAAACTATTATGGCTGCTCTATTAGTGGCTTTTGCTTGTAATGAGA is from Treponema denticola and encodes:
- a CDS encoding ATP-binding cassette domain-containing protein encodes the protein MKYDITFGYKKNNLIFDNFHLEIPDDKITILCGHNGAGKTTLLKIIAGILPSNINNAEGWFVPLNGGLIRHFSLEDHIKILGKNTSLLYDEAFEIFSAQSFSKKRISKLSAGQTIMAALLVAFACNENLLLLDEPYSSLDPTNAENLTKLLKKRKGTTILTSHDLFLTSETSHNIQFLKDGKISWVNGDENITVDFLREKYKEQA